From the genome of Kosmotoga arenicorallina S304, one region includes:
- a CDS encoding amino acid ABC transporter permease yields the protein MDRIINIIEKYWPVLLKGLGITMEMTLISVLGGFALGIVLALSRTYGNKFLKIISTGFIEIIRGTPLLVQLFILYFGLPPYGLKPTPFTAAIIGFIINSGAYQAEYLRGSILSIGRNQMTAARSLGMTRKQAIIHIIMPQALRRVIPAWSNEFIYLLKYTSLAYIVGAPELMAQAKFIASRNFQFFEVYLVVAVIYLIVVLFFTWLFGLLEKKVKIPGLEWVR from the coding sequence ATGGATAGGATTATAAACATTATCGAGAAATACTGGCCAGTTCTTTTGAAAGGGCTCGGAATAACCATGGAAATGACTTTGATTTCAGTTCTGGGAGGATTTGCTCTTGGTATTGTGTTAGCCCTTTCGAGAACATACGGCAATAAATTTCTGAAGATAATCTCAACGGGATTTATTGAGATAATAAGGGGAACCCCTTTGCTTGTTCAATTATTCATTTTGTATTTCGGTCTCCCACCTTATGGGTTGAAGCCTACCCCTTTTACCGCTGCCATTATCGGTTTTATAATCAACAGCGGGGCTTACCAGGCAGAGTATTTGAGAGGCTCGATTCTTTCGATTGGCAGGAACCAGATGACAGCGGCAAGGTCGCTTGGAATGACGAGAAAGCAGGCTATTATTCATATAATAATGCCACAAGCGCTTAGGCGGGTTATACCTGCCTGGAGCAATGAGTTTATCTATCTCCTGAAGTATACGTCCCTGGCTTACATAGTCGGCGCGCCCGAGCTTATGGCGCAGGCGAAGTTCATAGCGAGCAGGAATTTCCAGTTTTTTGAAGTGTACCTTGTTGTCGCGGTGATATATCTTATAGTGGTATTATTCTTCACGTGGCTTTTTGGCTTGCTGGAAAAGAAAGTAAAGATTCCCGGCCTTGAATGGGTTAGATAA
- a CDS encoding type 1 glutamine amidotransferase, with product MLRHLRGVLLIFLTLSISVVSFSLSHPIALLQNDSDYPDGGSFIEKALDKLNADYEVYRTFRGEFPKKGEYSALIISGGNSMAAYFSNSGHAKASVELIKDADVPVLGICMGFQIIGRIYGSALIISEERGWRKLKIVKDDVLLTGIPEEFNAWENHLFTLNRLPKEFELLVINESGSIQMMKHKSKYIYGVQFHPEKGDLDRFNHGYMVLVNFLTLVEYLNRKNMVQP from the coding sequence GTGCTGAGACACTTAAGGGGTGTTTTACTGATTTTCCTGACCTTATCGATATCTGTGGTATCTTTTTCATTGTCTCATCCCATTGCCCTCCTTCAAAATGATTCTGACTATCCAGATGGCGGTTCATTCATAGAAAAGGCTTTGGATAAACTGAATGCAGATTATGAGGTTTACCGGACTTTTCGTGGCGAATTCCCCAAAAAAGGAGAATACTCAGCACTCATTATCAGTGGGGGAAATAGCATGGCGGCGTATTTTAGCAACTCAGGCCATGCAAAAGCTTCTGTTGAGCTTATAAAAGATGCAGATGTCCCTGTTTTAGGAATATGCATGGGTTTCCAGATTATTGGAAGGATATACGGTTCTGCTCTCATAATCTCTGAGGAGCGTGGCTGGCGAAAACTAAAGATTGTAAAAGATGATGTGCTCCTTACGGGGATCCCGGAAGAATTTAACGCATGGGAGAATCATCTTTTTACGCTGAACAGGCTTCCGAAAGAATTTGAGTTGCTCGTTATAAACGAATCAGGATCAATACAGATGATGAAGCACAAAAGTAAATACATTTATGGTGTCCAGTTTCATCCGGAGAAAGGAGACCTTGATAGGTTTAATCATGGTTACATGGTTCTTGTGAATTTCTTGACGCTTGTAGAATATCTCAACAGGAAGAATATGGTTCAACCTTGA
- a CDS encoding potassium channel family protein: MVDRAKGLKSIVFAIFYLVMVFISGVFGYAIIEGWDLTDSFFMTVITISTVGYGTPRDLTPAGKLFTSLLIFSSITLGVYAFSKIAAFVVEGELSQTLKRRKMLKELVKMKDHIIVIGAGTIGFSIAKMLSERGLKAILVDNDSERIEYIENSAENLTCFKGDAVNEEVLKQIGVDRAKGLITTLPVDADNVFVVLTARQLNPSLEIIAKANEVENIKKLYYAGASKVLPIPEIGARRMVNLILNPSIEGFLDTLVESGDMQIYFEQVDVPEDFPSEGIELGKLRIPQETGLIVIAIHTSGKSTFNPGASTLIKPGQSLMVLGKREQIEKLRQLLQG, translated from the coding sequence ATGGTTGATCGGGCAAAGGGCTTGAAATCGATAGTTTTTGCGATATTCTATCTTGTAATGGTGTTTATTTCTGGAGTTTTTGGGTACGCAATTATTGAAGGCTGGGATTTAACCGATTCGTTTTTTATGACTGTAATTACGATATCAACTGTAGGCTATGGCACACCAAGAGACTTAACACCTGCTGGAAAGCTTTTTACAAGCTTGCTAATATTCAGCAGTATTACTCTGGGCGTTTATGCTTTCTCTAAAATCGCCGCTTTTGTGGTTGAAGGCGAACTAAGCCAGACCCTGAAAAGAAGGAAAATGTTAAAGGAGCTGGTAAAAATGAAAGACCACATAATTGTAATTGGAGCAGGAACTATCGGGTTTAGCATTGCAAAAATGCTGTCAGAACGGGGGCTTAAGGCAATCCTTGTTGACAATGATTCCGAACGCATTGAGTATATAGAAAATTCCGCTGAAAACCTGACGTGTTTCAAAGGAGATGCGGTAAATGAGGAAGTTTTGAAACAGATAGGCGTTGACCGAGCCAAAGGATTGATCACCACGCTTCCGGTAGATGCGGATAACGTCTTTGTTGTGCTAACTGCAAGGCAATTAAACCCTTCGCTGGAAATAATTGCCAAAGCCAATGAAGTAGAAAACATCAAAAAGCTGTACTATGCAGGTGCTTCAAAGGTGCTTCCCATACCTGAAATAGGTGCCCGCAGAATGGTGAACTTGATCTTAAATCCAAGTATAGAAGGTTTTCTCGACACACTGGTCGAATCAGGTGACATGCAGATTTATTTCGAACAGGTAGATGTTCCAGAAGATTTTCCATCAGAAGGCATTGAGCTTGGCAAACTCAGAATCCCGCAAGAGACAGGTTTGATCGTCATAGCCATACACACTAGCGGAAAAAGCACATTCAATCCCGGGGCTTCTACTCTGATAAAACCGGGGCAGTCTTTGATGGTTCTTGGAAAAAGGGAACAGATCGAGAAATTAAGGCAGCTGCTTCAAGGTTGA
- a CDS encoding amino acid ABC transporter ATP-binding protein, producing the protein MKNNPLLRIINLKKRFGDKEVLKGVSFEVMEGETKVIIGPSGTGKSTLLACINQLVNPDDGEIWLKDELITQAKDINKIRQRIGFVFQDFGLFNHLTALRNVMIGLTKVKKMDKDLAREKALEQLRKVGLEREANLYPAQLSGGQKQRVGIARALAMEPEIILFDEPTSALDPELIGEVLRVMKDLAESGMTMLVVTHEMGFARSVSDEIIFMENGYIVEQGSPEKLFKNPENERTRQFLNKLSELYGEGD; encoded by the coding sequence ATGAAAAACAATCCTTTGTTGAGAATTATAAACTTAAAGAAGCGCTTTGGCGATAAGGAAGTTTTAAAAGGTGTAAGCTTTGAGGTAATGGAAGGCGAAACAAAAGTAATTATAGGTCCAAGCGGAACCGGAAAAAGCACCCTTTTGGCTTGCATTAATCAGCTCGTAAATCCAGATGATGGCGAAATATGGTTGAAGGACGAACTCATAACGCAGGCAAAAGACATTAATAAAATCCGTCAAAGAATAGGGTTTGTTTTTCAGGATTTTGGTCTTTTTAACCATCTTACCGCCCTTAGAAATGTTATGATAGGGCTTACCAAAGTTAAGAAAATGGATAAAGATTTGGCAAGAGAAAAAGCACTTGAACAATTGAGGAAAGTCGGGCTTGAACGTGAAGCGAATCTCTATCCAGCACAGCTGTCGGGTGGCCAAAAGCAAAGGGTTGGCATTGCCAGGGCTCTAGCAATGGAACCTGAGATTATTCTCTTTGACGAGCCGACATCAGCCCTCGATCCTGAATTGATCGGAGAGGTGCTCCGTGTGATGAAAGATCTTGCGGAAAGCGGCATGACCATGCTGGTGGTTACTCACGAGATGGGTTTCGCGAGATCTGTTTCTGACGAGATTATCTTCATGGAAAATGGCTATATAGTGGAACAGGGTTCACCTGAGAAGCTGTTCAAGAACCCTGAAAATGAAAGAACGAGGCAATTTTTGAACAAATTATCCGAGCTATATGGCGAGGGCGATTGA
- the mnmA gene encoding tRNA 2-thiouridine(34) synthase MnmA, with product MKIGVAMSGGVDSAVAAALLIEMGHEVVGYHMKNLPDSLFEIVPETKKVCCSPSDTFDAFRTAKILGIELKIIRLDEIFRARIIDYFTSEYKKGRTPNPCVLCNDYIKFGALMEKALEDGMELFASGHYARIIEHPHYGISLAKGKASHKDQAYFLSMIKKEKLSKIFFPVGELTKEEIREKAKSLGLPVHQKRESQELCFIPDNDYRRFLSSEGIKLPDGDIVDIAGNILGKHHGLAFYTIGQRRGLGISSKEKLYVIDIDTINNRIIVGPYEKTLKKRFTAAQPNWLIDIKDGELRCQCMIRSTMKPEKASVYSEKDRLTVEFDNPVSAITPGQLAVFYVGDVVLGSAFIESVES from the coding sequence ATGAAAATAGGCGTAGCCATGAGCGGTGGTGTCGATAGCGCTGTTGCAGCTGCTCTATTAATTGAAATGGGCCACGAAGTCGTAGGTTATCACATGAAAAACCTTCCTGATAGCCTTTTTGAAATAGTTCCTGAAACAAAAAAAGTATGTTGCAGCCCCTCTGATACCTTCGATGCATTCAGGACTGCAAAGATTCTGGGTATAGAGCTCAAAATAATAAGGCTCGACGAAATATTCCGGGCGCGTATAATAGACTATTTCACTTCAGAATACAAAAAAGGTAGAACCCCCAACCCGTGTGTTCTATGCAATGATTACATAAAATTCGGTGCTTTGATGGAAAAAGCGCTGGAAGATGGTATGGAGCTCTTTGCCAGCGGACATTATGCAAGAATAATAGAACATCCTCATTACGGAATTTCTTTGGCAAAGGGAAAAGCGAGCCATAAAGACCAGGCGTACTTCCTTTCAATGATCAAAAAGGAAAAACTGAGCAAGATATTCTTCCCTGTTGGCGAGCTTACAAAAGAGGAAATAAGGGAAAAAGCAAAATCTCTTGGCCTGCCAGTACATCAAAAGAGAGAAAGCCAGGAACTTTGTTTCATACCAGACAACGATTACCGCAGGTTTTTGAGTTCTGAAGGAATTAAACTGCCTGATGGAGATATCGTAGATATTGCCGGGAATATTCTGGGGAAGCATCACGGACTTGCCTTTTACACGATAGGACAGCGAAGAGGTTTGGGGATTTCTTCAAAGGAAAAGTTATATGTGATTGACATTGATACCATTAACAACCGCATTATTGTAGGACCTTACGAAAAAACATTGAAAAAGCGTTTTACAGCAGCGCAGCCAAACTGGCTAATAGATATCAAAGATGGTGAACTTCGTTGCCAGTGCATGATAAGAAGCACCATGAAACCGGAAAAGGCGTCTGTATATAGTGAAAAGGATAGGCTTACAGTTGAATTTGACAATCCTGTGTCTGCAATAACCCCCGGGCAACTTGCTGTTTTCTACGTTGGCGATGTCGTTCTTGGAAGTGCCTTTATTGAAAGCGTGGAGAGTTGA
- the hutH gene encoding histidine ammonia-lyase encodes MVLNGNSLTIEGVYNVAFKGEKVEISPETLILLRESRKELEKHQLTKTIYGVNTGFGILANKKVSPEKIEELQFNIVRSHAAGVGDPLAPELVKAIMVIRANSLCKGYSGVRPVVVERIVDFLNHDIIPVVPEQGSVGASGDLSPLAHIALALIGEGMVFYNSKKLPTMEVLRELDISPLTLASKEGLSLLNGTAFMAGVGSCAVHISEKLFDEALTVAAMSVDALKGSTSPFDPRVHKARPHKGQIHVAERLLENLNGSEIRRAHLDCDRVQDPYTLRTIPQVYGAVYDTIQYVKKVFETEINSATDNPLIFENGDAISGGNFHGEPIALAMDFLSIALTDMANMIERRIDRLVNPKLNDLPPFLTNGEGGLNSGYMLWQYTAAALASENKTLAHPASADSIPTSGFQEDHVSMGAWGARKLWKIVDNWSQIISIEALLAYRAMCFRKPLKSGKRIEELFSKFQEILTDHDKDRYFGEEFKAALSLLKKRAGL; translated from the coding sequence GTGGTTCTCAACGGGAATTCCCTGACAATAGAAGGCGTCTATAATGTTGCATTCAAAGGAGAAAAAGTCGAAATATCCCCGGAAACCCTCATTCTTCTGCGCGAAAGTCGAAAAGAACTTGAAAAACACCAGCTTACAAAGACTATATACGGTGTGAATACGGGATTTGGAATACTCGCAAACAAGAAGGTAAGTCCCGAAAAAATCGAAGAGTTGCAATTCAATATAGTCCGTTCTCACGCAGCAGGCGTGGGTGATCCTCTGGCACCTGAACTGGTGAAGGCTATTATGGTTATCAGGGCAAATTCCCTTTGCAAAGGTTATTCAGGTGTTAGACCCGTTGTTGTAGAAAGAATAGTCGATTTTCTCAATCATGATATTATTCCTGTTGTTCCAGAACAGGGTTCTGTTGGTGCCAGTGGTGATCTTTCCCCGTTGGCGCATATTGCCCTGGCGCTGATAGGTGAAGGTATGGTTTTTTACAACAGCAAAAAGCTCCCAACCATGGAAGTTCTGCGCGAACTCGATATATCACCACTTACATTGGCTTCAAAAGAAGGGCTAAGCCTGTTAAACGGCACTGCGTTTATGGCTGGAGTTGGAAGCTGTGCGGTTCATATTTCTGAAAAGCTCTTCGATGAGGCTCTCACGGTGGCTGCAATGTCTGTTGATGCCCTTAAAGGTAGTACATCTCCCTTTGATCCCAGAGTGCATAAAGCTCGGCCACACAAAGGACAAATTCACGTCGCGGAAAGGCTCCTGGAGAACCTCAATGGCAGCGAAATAAGGCGCGCTCACCTTGATTGTGACAGGGTTCAAGATCCCTATACCCTCAGAACCATACCGCAGGTATACGGGGCGGTTTATGATACCATACAGTATGTAAAGAAAGTGTTTGAAACTGAAATAAATTCTGCAACGGATAATCCGTTGATCTTTGAAAATGGCGATGCGATTTCCGGAGGCAATTTCCACGGAGAACCGATAGCATTGGCTATGGACTTTCTGTCTATCGCCCTTACGGATATGGCAAACATGATCGAACGCAGGATAGATAGGCTTGTAAACCCCAAGCTCAACGATTTGCCACCTTTCCTCACAAATGGTGAAGGCGGCTTGAATTCCGGTTATATGCTGTGGCAATATACCGCCGCTGCACTCGCATCAGAAAACAAAACGCTGGCTCATCCGGCAAGCGCAGACAGTATCCCCACCTCTGGTTTTCAGGAAGATCATGTGAGCATGGGTGCCTGGGGAGCTAGAAAACTATGGAAAATAGTAGACAACTGGAGTCAGATTATTTCTATTGAAGCTCTTCTGGCTTATCGGGCTATGTGTTTCAGAAAGCCGTTGAAATCGGGGAAAAGGATCGAAGAATTGTTTTCAAAGTTTCAGGAAATCCTAACGGATCATGATAAAGATAGGTACTTTGGTGAAGAATTCAAAGCAGCACTTTCGCTGCTGAAAAAAAGAGCTGGCCTATAA
- a CDS encoding basic amino acid ABC transporter substrate-binding protein, which translates to MKKGFLVVILILLAVFAIGKTYMVGTSADFPPFEYVEDGKYVGFDMDLIRAIADEMGFKVVIVDMAFDSLIAALASGNLDIVIAGMTITEEREQVVDFSTPYWVADQSVVVSEGSGLSITVLFGDHDIGVQTGTTGDLWVEENLVNTKILTGQFKRYETFVLAMTDLVNGNVDAIVLDSPVAEMYAKSRPVEIVGIIKTGEEYGIAVQEGNKELLNLINEGIKRLQESGKIEEIISKYF; encoded by the coding sequence ATGAAGAAAGGTTTTCTCGTGGTTATTTTGATCCTTCTCGCTGTCTTCGCCATTGGAAAGACTTACATGGTTGGAACCAGTGCGGATTTTCCGCCTTTTGAGTATGTTGAAGACGGCAAGTATGTCGGTTTTGATATGGATTTGATCAGAGCCATCGCCGACGAAATGGGATTCAAAGTTGTGATTGTTGACATGGCTTTCGATTCGCTCATTGCCGCATTGGCATCGGGAAATCTCGATATTGTTATAGCCGGGATGACAATCACGGAGGAAAGGGAGCAGGTTGTCGATTTCTCAACACCTTACTGGGTGGCAGACCAGAGTGTTGTTGTAAGCGAGGGTTCCGGTTTAAGCATTACCGTTTTATTCGGCGATCACGATATTGGCGTTCAAACAGGCACAACAGGAGACCTTTGGGTTGAGGAAAATCTTGTAAACACAAAGATACTCACCGGTCAGTTCAAAAGATACGAAACTTTCGTGCTTGCCATGACTGACCTGGTCAATGGAAATGTTGATGCGATTGTCCTCGATTCTCCCGTCGCGGAGATGTATGCCAAGAGCAGGCCTGTTGAAATTGTTGGCATTATCAAAACAGGTGAAGAATACGGTATAGCTGTTCAGGAAGGAAACAAGGAGCTTCTTAACCTGATCAATGAAGGTATAAAGAGGCTGCAGGAATCCGGAAAGATCGAAGAGATTATTTCAAAATATTTCTAG
- a CDS encoding amino acid ABC transporter permease, translated as MDKLSLIFNSFPTLLEGTWVTLKITFLSLGLGLVIALPLSFGQVYGGKGFKAFVVVYERIFRSIPELVILFLIFYGFPRAGIRFSPFTAVILGLGIRSAAYQSQIFRGAIQSISATQMRAARSLGMTKFQGFRHVVLPQAFRVALPPWANEFTIVLKDSSLAYALGVTELLRQGGYIISTSYEPMLIYLTIAAIYFIITFAVNRSLKKLEEALAIPGFEIKESIR; from the coding sequence ATCGACAAGCTATCTTTAATATTCAATTCCTTTCCAACTTTACTCGAAGGAACATGGGTAACGTTGAAGATAACGTTCCTATCATTGGGGTTGGGGCTGGTAATTGCCCTGCCCCTTTCCTTTGGGCAGGTATATGGCGGAAAGGGATTTAAAGCCTTTGTGGTTGTTTATGAGAGGATTTTCAGGAGTATTCCGGAACTGGTAATATTGTTCCTCATTTTTTACGGATTTCCGCGCGCGGGTATAAGGTTCTCGCCCTTTACCGCTGTAATTTTGGGCCTTGGGATAAGAAGCGCAGCGTATCAATCCCAGATATTCAGGGGAGCCATACAATCCATAAGCGCTACTCAAATGAGGGCTGCCCGCTCCCTTGGAATGACTAAATTTCAGGGATTTAGACATGTGGTTTTACCACAGGCTTTTAGAGTTGCTCTCCCACCCTGGGCAAATGAGTTCACCATAGTTTTGAAAGATTCCTCTCTTGCATATGCCCTGGGAGTTACAGAATTGTTGAGGCAGGGTGGATATATAATCTCAACCAGTTATGAACCAATGCTCATTTATTTGACAATTGCTGCTATCTATTTCATTATTACCTTTGCGGTGAACAGAAGCTTAAAAAAACTCGAAGAAGCTCTTGCTATCCCGGGTTTTGAGATAAAGGAGAGTATAAGATGA